From the Candidatus Dadabacteria bacterium genome, one window contains:
- a CDS encoding outer membrane lipoprotein carrier protein LolA, with protein sequence MRKIALAAALFATSLLFTAQPARTQDPSTVVSGIQKKYASINDLSSPFTQVTRIKDLDEKIASSGKVWFKKPGMMKWQYQEPWKDTIVSDGKKVWYFDSRENQVTEMEIESVWADSLGSYTIISILEDLDRLFDVRPGAGSADERGNVLLDLKQKNREQSKQVTIAVDPKTYMLREIIIGDVFGNTTVIKLGAAEVNLGIADLFFSFKKPKGARMDAFP encoded by the coding sequence TTGAGAAAAATCGCGCTTGCGGCAGCGCTTTTCGCCACCTCCCTTCTTTTTACCGCGCAGCCCGCGAGGACCCAGGACCCAAGCACTGTTGTAAGCGGCATCCAGAAAAAATACGCCTCGATAAACGACCTCAGTTCTCCATTCACCCAGGTAACCCGGATAAAGGACCTTGATGAGAAAATCGCTTCCTCGGGCAAGGTGTGGTTCAAAAAACCCGGGATGATGAAGTGGCAGTACCAAGAGCCATGGAAAGATACGATTGTTTCTGACGGAAAGAAGGTCTGGTATTTCGACAGCCGGGAGAACCAGGTAACCGAGATGGAAATTGAAAGCGTCTGGGCAGACTCTCTCGGTTCCTATACCATCATTTCCATACTGGAGGATCTTGACCGCCTTTTCGATGTCCGCCCGGGTGCCGGAAGCGCGGACGAGCGGGGGAATGTCCTCCTTGACCTGAAACAGAAAAACCGGGAGCAGTCAAAGCAGGTAACGATAGCAGTCGATCCCAAGACCTACATGCTAAGAGAAATCATAATCGGCGATGTCTTCGGAAACACTACGGTCATAAAACTGGGCGCCGCAGAAGTTAACCTCGGCATTGCCGATTTGTTTTTCAGTTTCAAAAAACCAAAGGGGGCAAGGATGGATGCTTTTCCCTGA
- a CDS encoding DNA translocase FtsK 4TM domain-containing protein encodes MEKGKDTQGVFVDVMAVFFFALGVFTFVSLLAFSNLLEIDVKGAMGGTGLYVSHSLGSSFGTLSFVFPVLMFYASYVILRKRPTRKIYWKLFSTIIFLLSSTTLLGLVYGKSSLLGYSPAGGWLGLAISREFAQNILGTFGTYIIAIIVIFVSVIIATETKIATVVKIIRLLFSGALKGISAPIGALRRVAARRGTRGKKKQDAPKATPSAAKTTATEHKQQADTEPQIVFTPPAPDKRDEPSPAAPESKWLDFSLPSIDLLDPKIDTSVEIDKEAMYRKATLIEEKLADFGVTGKIMEIRPGPVITMFEYKPAPGIKINKISSLEGDLAMGLKALSIRIIAPIPGKDVVGIEVPNESREIVVLRELFESSSFMEKKSMLTVALGKDISGKPRYMDLQTAPHLMIAGTTGSGKSVLLNAAITSLLYRATPYELKMIMIDPKMLELSIYEDIPHLLHPVVTESKKAVAALKWLVGEMDSRYRMLSEEGVRDIDSYNRKLEALEIEEKQLRWLPYIVVIIDELADLMMVSPSDVKDSIIRLAQKARAAGIHIIVSTQRPSADVVAGLIKANFPARISFLVSSKVDSRIILDTGGAETLLGKGDMLFLASGGSNLLRLQGALISDDERKRVTDFLRSQADPVYIEEITKDDPDDESAGVSEDEKDELYETALGIIAETGQASISMIQRRLKIGYNRAARIVETMEKEGLIGPQGAAGKPREVYVNMIKADRGNSD; translated from the coding sequence ATGGAGAAAGGCAAGGACACTCAAGGCGTATTTGTAGATGTGATGGCGGTTTTTTTCTTCGCCCTCGGCGTATTTACCTTCGTAAGTCTTCTGGCCTTCAGCAACCTTCTTGAAATCGACGTAAAAGGCGCAATGGGAGGCACGGGCCTTTACGTGTCGCACTCCCTTGGAAGTTCCTTCGGGACGCTTTCCTTCGTATTTCCCGTGTTGATGTTCTACGCGTCATACGTGATTCTCAGGAAGCGGCCCACCCGGAAAATATACTGGAAGCTTTTCTCCACGATTATTTTCCTTCTCTCCTCGACCACCCTGCTGGGGCTTGTTTACGGAAAAAGCTCACTTCTGGGATACTCGCCGGCCGGGGGATGGTTGGGTCTTGCGATCTCCAGGGAGTTCGCGCAAAACATCCTGGGAACCTTTGGAACATACATTATCGCCATAATCGTCATATTCGTCTCCGTGATAATAGCAACGGAAACCAAGATCGCCACCGTGGTGAAAATCATCCGCCTTCTCTTCTCAGGCGCGTTAAAAGGAATTTCTGCACCGATCGGTGCGCTGAGACGCGTTGCCGCACGAAGGGGCACCCGAGGAAAAAAGAAGCAAGACGCACCGAAGGCGACCCCCAGCGCGGCAAAAACCACGGCCACAGAACACAAGCAACAAGCCGACACGGAACCGCAGATAGTCTTCACTCCTCCCGCCCCCGACAAGAGAGACGAGCCGTCCCCTGCCGCGCCCGAGAGCAAATGGCTTGACTTCTCCCTCCCCTCAATTGATCTGCTTGACCCGAAAATCGACACGTCGGTAGAGATAGACAAGGAAGCCATGTATCGGAAGGCCACCTTGATCGAGGAAAAGCTTGCGGACTTCGGAGTAACCGGAAAGATCATGGAAATACGTCCCGGCCCGGTTATCACGATGTTCGAATACAAGCCCGCCCCGGGGATAAAAATAAACAAAATATCATCCCTTGAAGGTGATCTGGCAATGGGTCTTAAGGCGCTTAGCATAAGAATCATTGCCCCCATACCGGGAAAGGACGTGGTCGGAATAGAGGTGCCGAACGAAAGCAGGGAGATAGTGGTACTGCGGGAACTTTTCGAGAGCAGCTCGTTTATGGAGAAAAAATCGATGCTCACCGTCGCCCTCGGAAAAGACATATCCGGAAAACCGCGATACATGGACCTTCAGACCGCCCCGCACCTCATGATCGCCGGAACTACAGGTTCGGGCAAAAGCGTGCTCCTAAACGCCGCAATCACAAGCCTGCTTTACAGAGCGACCCCTTATGAGCTCAAGATGATAATGATAGATCCGAAGATGCTCGAGCTCTCCATATACGAAGACATTCCCCACCTGCTCCACCCGGTGGTAACCGAATCGAAAAAAGCCGTGGCCGCCCTTAAGTGGCTGGTCGGGGAAATGGATTCCAGATACAGGATGCTCTCCGAGGAAGGGGTAAGGGACATAGACAGCTATAACAGGAAGCTTGAAGCGCTTGAAATCGAGGAAAAACAGCTCAGGTGGCTTCCCTACATAGTCGTTATCATAGATGAGCTCGCCGACCTGATGATGGTCTCCCCGAGCGACGTCAAGGACTCGATAATAAGGCTCGCGCAGAAAGCCAGGGCGGCGGGAATTCATATAATAGTCTCCACCCAGCGCCCCTCGGCGGACGTGGTGGCGGGACTCATAAAGGCTAACTTCCCGGCGCGCATATCCTTTCTCGTATCTTCAAAAGTGGATTCAAGAATCATACTTGACACCGGGGGAGCTGAGACCCTGCTCGGAAAGGGGGACATGCTTTTTCTCGCATCCGGTGGGAGCAACCTTTTAAGACTGCAGGGCGCGCTTATATCCGACGATGAAAGAAAACGGGTAACGGATTTTCTAAGGTCCCAGGCAGACCCGGTCTACATAGAAGAGATAACAAAAGACGACCCGGACGATGAGAGCGCGGGAGTCAGCGAAGACGAAAAAGACGAGCTCTACGAAACCGCGCTCGGCATAATAGCCGAAACGGGACAGGCATCCATCTCCATGATACAGAGAAGGCTCAAGATAGGATATAACCGCGCGGCCAGGATCGTTGAGACAATGGAAAAAGAAGGTCTTATAGGTCCTCAGGGAGCTGCCGGCAAACCGAGAGAAGTCTACGTGAACATGATCAAAGCGGACAGGGGAAACTCGGATTGA
- a CDS encoding NADH-quinone oxidoreductase subunit N, with product MNMQVLFESTLAILPECVLILAALLILICAPILKKRWTGSLFLLAISGTVLSLILNFSRFSGESSAFSGALVIDSFSAYFNSLFLLAALATILFSKDHLKGRTQWLEEFYALVLFCTSGMMVLASSVELMTLFVGFEIMSIAVYILSGFRSKSLDSTESGVKYLILGGFSSAVLLFGIALLYGATGSTFLDEILKSPGNLPMYVCGAAFVAVGVIFKIGAVPLHQWVPDIYDGAPLTVTGYMSVAVKAAAFVLLLRIFLGSAPGFEGYMTAAVLIAAVLTMVVGNIAAIYQKSVKRMLAYSSVAHAGYALVGVAAVLSDSSVGSGSVLYYLFAYTFMNLGAFGILAYASREGDDCDTFERISGLWSRKPAASLALGVFMFSLAGIPPTIGFFGKYRVFLAAVDANLTPLAVIGIIASVISAYYYLKVLVYAFMREDSYGAGANKPLSGATIAVLTAVTVFFGIFPLLSWDLAAQASITLLAAVAF from the coding sequence ATGAATATGCAGGTTCTGTTTGAAAGCACGCTGGCTATCCTTCCCGAGTGCGTACTCATACTCGCCGCCCTGCTCATACTCATCTGTGCCCCGATTCTGAAAAAAAGATGGACGGGGTCGCTTTTTCTCCTCGCAATCTCCGGTACCGTGCTCTCCCTCATCCTTAACTTCTCCAGGTTCTCCGGAGAAAGTTCCGCGTTCTCAGGCGCGCTGGTAATCGATTCCTTCTCCGCCTATTTCAACTCCCTTTTTCTCTTGGCGGCGCTTGCGACTATCCTTTTTTCAAAAGATCACCTCAAGGGGCGCACGCAGTGGCTTGAGGAATTCTACGCGCTTGTGCTTTTCTGCACGAGCGGGATGATGGTTCTCGCCTCCTCGGTCGAACTCATGACGCTTTTCGTTGGATTCGAAATCATGTCAATCGCCGTCTACATACTCTCGGGGTTCAGAAGCAAATCCCTCGACTCGACAGAATCAGGCGTAAAATACCTTATTCTGGGGGGCTTCTCTTCCGCGGTGCTGCTTTTCGGAATCGCCCTTCTCTACGGGGCCACCGGTTCCACTTTTCTGGATGAAATTCTAAAAAGTCCGGGGAATCTTCCGATGTATGTATGCGGAGCCGCCTTTGTGGCAGTGGGAGTCATTTTCAAGATAGGAGCCGTGCCGCTTCACCAGTGGGTGCCCGATATCTACGACGGAGCCCCCCTCACGGTTACGGGATACATGTCCGTTGCGGTAAAAGCGGCGGCTTTTGTGCTGCTGCTGAGAATATTTCTCGGCTCCGCTCCGGGATTTGAGGGCTACATGACGGCCGCGGTGCTGATTGCGGCGGTGCTGACCATGGTAGTGGGGAATATAGCCGCCATATATCAAAAAAGCGTGAAGAGGATGCTTGCCTACTCAAGTGTGGCACACGCCGGATACGCCCTCGTCGGGGTAGCGGCAGTTCTCTCGGACTCTTCGGTCGGAAGCGGGAGCGTTCTTTATTATCTGTTTGCCTATACTTTTATGAACCTCGGAGCTTTCGGAATCCTCGCCTACGCGAGCAGGGAGGGAGACGACTGTGACACTTTCGAGAGGATATCGGGGCTTTGGAGCAGAAAACCGGCGGCATCGCTCGCACTCGGAGTATTTATGTTCTCGCTTGCGGGAATCCCGCCGACTATAGGGTTTTTCGGGAAATACAGGGTGTTTTTAGCTGCAGTCGACGCCAATCTGACGCCGCTTGCAGTAATAGGAATAATAGCAAGCGTAATCTCCGCGTACTACTACCTCAAGGTGCTTGTCTACGCGTTTATGAGGGAAGATAGTTACGGTGCAGGCGCAAACAAACCGCTTTCGGGGGCCACAATTGCGGTGCTTACCGCAGTAACGGTTTTTTTCGGTATATTTCCTTTGTTGTCATGGGATCTGGCGGCTCAGGCCTCAATCACTCTTCTCGCCGCGGTCGCGTTTTAG
- a CDS encoding M67 family metallopeptidase → MVKIHRSAYLGMTRDAESGYPYEVCGVMIGKEDTVTHFRKCANLVADDKSETAFKETADIDSKRLKDRYELDPRSYIEADSWARENGLEILGIYHSHPDHPSVPSETDRQVASPGWAYIIFSVNCGKLADARIWYIDEQDFQFEERKFEVLKDPD, encoded by the coding sequence GTGGTAAAAATACACAGATCGGCCTATCTGGGCATGACACGGGACGCGGAATCCGGTTATCCTTACGAGGTATGTGGGGTGATGATCGGGAAAGAAGATACCGTCACTCACTTTCGCAAATGCGCCAATCTGGTCGCTGACGACAAATCCGAAACAGCGTTTAAGGAAACAGCAGACATTGACAGCAAGCGGTTAAAGGACCGTTACGAGCTTGATCCACGTTCCTACATAGAGGCGGATTCGTGGGCGAGGGAGAACGGTCTTGAGATTCTCGGCATATACCACTCGCATCCAGACCACCCTTCGGTACCTTCGGAGACCGACAGGCAGGTGGCATCGCCCGGATGGGCGTATATAATTTTCTCGGTAAACTGCGGCAAACTCGCCGACGCGAGAATATGGTACATCGACGAGCAGGACTTCCAGTTCGAAGAAAGAAAGTTCGAAGTGCTTAAAGACCCCGACTGA
- a CDS encoding cysteine synthase family protein has protein sequence MYRSEAGTSTAGGSRVESVVDLIGNTPLLKLSETAKECSPGVSIYAKAEWFNPGGSIKDRPARRMILEAIRSGELTKDKVIMDSSSGNTAIAYAMLGAALGYEVEIVTPENVNTERKKAIEAYGAKITFSSPLEGSDGAIRMAHQLKADNPEKYFMPDQYNNINNLLAHYETTAPEIWEQTKGAVTHFLAGLGTSGTFMGTGKRLKEYNPDIKTIAIQPEESLHGLEGMKHMPTSIVPGIYDEEAADEIVFISTEKAYEMMERLMDTEGIFVGHSGGAAVCVTLECAKKLKEGVLVTILPDSGRRYLSEGLWW, from the coding sequence ATGTATAGATCCGAAGCCGGAACCTCCACTGCCGGAGGTTCAAGAGTCGAATCGGTGGTTGACCTTATAGGCAACACCCCTCTCCTGAAACTTTCCGAGACGGCAAAGGAATGCTCTCCCGGAGTCAGTATTTACGCAAAGGCCGAGTGGTTTAACCCGGGAGGTTCAATAAAAGACCGCCCCGCCCGCAGAATGATCCTGGAAGCCATCCGCTCCGGCGAACTCACAAAAGACAAGGTCATTATGGACTCCTCTTCCGGGAATACAGCGATCGCGTACGCGATGCTCGGGGCCGCGCTCGGGTACGAGGTTGAAATCGTAACGCCTGAGAACGTAAACACCGAGAGAAAAAAAGCAATCGAGGCCTACGGGGCGAAAATAACCTTCTCAAGTCCCCTTGAAGGTTCCGACGGAGCCATAAGAATGGCTCACCAGCTAAAGGCGGATAATCCCGAGAAATATTTCATGCCGGACCAGTACAACAACATTAACAATCTTCTGGCTCACTACGAGACGACTGCGCCCGAGATCTGGGAGCAGACAAAGGGCGCCGTGACCCACTTTCTCGCGGGACTCGGCACATCGGGAACCTTCATGGGGACCGGGAAAAGGCTTAAAGAATACAACCCCGATATAAAGACAATCGCGATTCAGCCAGAAGAAAGTCTTCACGGACTTGAAGGCATGAAACATATGCCCACTTCAATAGTTCCCGGCATATACGACGAGGAAGCGGCCGACGAAATTGTCTTCATCTCGACTGAGAAAGCGTATGAAATGATGGAGCGGCTGATGGATACCGAGGGGATATTCGTAGGTCACTCGGGAGGAGCCGCGGTCTGCGTAACCCTTGAGTGCGCGAAAAAACTGAAAGAAGGAGTGCTCGTTACGATTCTTCCCGACTCGGGCAGAAGGTACCTGAGCGAAGGACTCTGGTGGTAA
- a CDS encoding sulfurtransferase TusA family protein has translation MDNTQSKEKIDITDYICPMTFVKTKLKLEQMKRGEVLEVRLCEGEPLSNLPRSVEQEGHRVLSIEKEEGRYHKVIIERC, from the coding sequence ATGGACAACACGCAGAGCAAGGAAAAAATAGACATAACTGACTACATCTGCCCGATGACGTTTGTTAAAACCAAGCTCAAGCTTGAGCAGATGAAGCGCGGGGAAGTCCTTGAAGTAAGGCTCTGCGAAGGAGAACCTCTTTCCAATCTCCCGAGAAGCGTGGAACAGGAAGGTCACAGGGTTCTCTCCATAGAGAAAGAAGAAGGCCGCTACCACAAGGTAATCATCGAGCGCTGCTAA
- a CDS encoding PIN domain-containing protein has product MVLIDTSVWIEHLRGKTEVVEDLLTTEEVIMHPFIIGEIACGNFANRGEVLSMLHGLPALSVTDDSLVLYFIDQNKLAGSGMGYIDAHLLASAILEPPTRVLTLDKRFRAAAEAMELEYDPARD; this is encoded by the coding sequence ATGGTTCTGATTGACACTTCGGTATGGATTGAGCACTTGAGAGGGAAGACTGAGGTGGTTGAAGATCTGCTCACCACCGAGGAAGTAATTATGCATCCATTTATCATAGGCGAAATCGCCTGCGGCAATTTTGCGAACCGCGGAGAAGTTCTCTCGATGCTCCATGGACTGCCCGCTCTTTCCGTGACGGATGACTCTCTAGTACTGTACTTTATCGATCAGAACAAGCTGGCCGGGTCGGGCATGGGCTACATCGACGCTCATCTGCTCGCCTCCGCGATCCTCGAGCCTCCGACCCGAGTACTTACGCTCGACAAGCGCTTCAGAGCGGCCGCCGAAGCGATGGAACTTGAGTATGATCCCGCCCGGGACTGA
- a CDS encoding type II toxin-antitoxin system VapB family antitoxin, with protein sequence MRTTVNLDDELLSQAREMTSITSNTKLLREALKALVQRESARRLAKLKGSEPGLRPIPRRRFDYGSD encoded by the coding sequence ATGAGAACTACTGTAAACTTGGACGATGAACTGCTGTCCCAGGCGCGGGAGATGACAAGCATCACGTCAAACACCAAGCTCCTTCGGGAAGCCCTGAAGGCGCTTGTGCAGAGGGAGAGCGCACGGCGGCTCGCCAAGCTGAAAGGCAGCGAACCTGGACTCCGCCCTATTCCGCGGCGCCGTTTTGATTATGGTTCTGATTGA
- the purQ gene encoding phosphoribosylformylglycinamidine synthase I: MPSFGVLFFPGSNCDHDCYHAIKKILGRPCELIWHEEPSLEGIDCIVIPGGFSYGDYLRAGAISQFSPVVSPLRELAASGVPVIGICNGFQILVESGLLPGAFIHNSSLKFVCRWTNVRVEDTDTPFTCLLRRGEVLKLPVANAQGNFVLPPNGDDARERRIVLRYCGERGKLSAEANPSGAEDNIAGIANNRGNVLGMMPHPERSFESLLGSEDGRKMFESVVSWIESGGRKSSGVTSLEPLASS, translated from the coding sequence ATGCCAAGTTTCGGAGTTCTGTTCTTTCCGGGGTCCAACTGCGACCACGACTGCTATCACGCCATAAAGAAAATCCTGGGCCGGCCCTGCGAACTTATATGGCACGAGGAACCTTCCCTCGAGGGAATAGACTGCATCGTGATACCAGGGGGGTTTTCCTACGGAGATTATCTTCGCGCGGGAGCCATATCGCAGTTCTCTCCGGTGGTAAGCCCTCTCAGGGAACTTGCCGCAAGCGGAGTCCCCGTAATAGGGATATGCAACGGGTTTCAGATTCTTGTTGAATCGGGACTTCTTCCCGGGGCATTTATACACAACTCCTCCCTCAAGTTCGTCTGCAGATGGACAAACGTGAGGGTCGAGGATACCGATACGCCCTTTACCTGCCTTCTCCGCAGGGGAGAGGTGCTCAAGCTGCCCGTCGCAAACGCCCAGGGCAATTTCGTGCTGCCCCCGAACGGAGACGATGCCCGGGAACGGAGAATAGTTCTGCGCTACTGCGGGGAAAGGGGAAAACTCAGTGCCGAGGCGAATCCAAGCGGCGCCGAGGACAACATAGCGGGAATCGCCAACAACCGGGGCAACGTACTCGGGATGATGCCTCACCCCGAGCGTAGCTTCGAGAGCCTGCTGGGCTCAGAAGACGGCAGGAAGATGTTTGAGAGCGTAGTGTCCTGGATAGAGTCGGGCGGGCGGAAATCCTCAGGCGTTACGAGCCTTGAACCCTTGGCTTCTTCGTAA
- the purS gene encoding phosphoribosylformylglycinamidine synthase subunit PurS gives MKQFSVKIEVKLKPVVLDPQGKAVLNALSGLGFSGVSDARVGKVVELTMEGESAEEVSRKADEMCRKLLSNPVIEDSSVEVAEK, from the coding sequence ATGAAACAGTTTTCCGTGAAAATAGAGGTTAAGCTCAAGCCCGTGGTGCTTGATCCCCAGGGCAAGGCGGTGCTTAACGCTCTTTCCGGTCTCGGATTCAGCGGGGTCTCAGACGCAAGGGTAGGCAAAGTCGTGGAGCTCACCATGGAGGGCGAATCCGCCGAGGAAGTAAGCCGCAAAGCGGACGAGATGTGCCGGAAACTCCTTTCCAACCCGGTAATCGAAGATTCTTCGGTAGAGGTAGCGGAAAAATAA
- a CDS encoding ParB/RepB/Spo0J family partition protein, producing the protein MKRESLGRGLDSLIPKSLETESTGYQMVSTNLLKPNPSQPRKQFEQGALEELAESIKENGVIQPLIVRKIDGGFEIVAGERRWRAAKIAKLEKLPVVIRTATDQDVAELTLIENIQREDLNPIEEAEAYEKLSERFGLTHDDIARKTGKNRSVVTNQLRLLKLSDKAKEALVSGSITAGHARALLAASSPEEMNSLLGEVLKKDLTVRRTEALVKKRSRDTEQPTEPALNEVAEDIFTRELTEELSGKFSTKVRISRNKTKGKIEIEYYSPEELERIIGILLSRG; encoded by the coding sequence GTGAAAAGAGAAAGCTTGGGAAGAGGACTTGACTCCCTTATTCCAAAGAGTCTGGAAACGGAATCCACCGGGTACCAGATGGTAAGCACGAACCTGCTCAAGCCGAATCCCTCGCAGCCGAGAAAGCAGTTTGAACAGGGTGCGCTTGAGGAACTCGCAGAGTCTATAAAGGAAAACGGGGTCATACAGCCTCTTATCGTCAGGAAGATAGACGGCGGCTTTGAAATAGTGGCCGGGGAACGCAGATGGAGAGCGGCAAAGATTGCCAAACTCGAAAAGCTCCCCGTAGTGATAAGAACCGCTACCGACCAGGACGTAGCGGAGCTGACGTTAATAGAAAACATACAAAGAGAGGACTTAAATCCCATTGAGGAGGCTGAGGCTTATGAAAAGCTCTCAGAGCGCTTCGGGCTTACCCATGACGATATTGCCAGAAAAACGGGGAAAAACCGCTCGGTCGTCACGAACCAGTTGAGGCTTCTCAAGCTTTCCGATAAAGCCAAGGAAGCGCTTGTTTCGGGCTCTATAACGGCAGGGCACGCAAGAGCGCTTCTAGCCGCATCCTCCCCCGAGGAAATGAATTCCCTTCTCGGAGAAGTGCTGAAAAAGGATCTTACGGTAAGGCGAACCGAAGCGCTTGTAAAAAAGAGAAGCAGAGATACAGAACAGCCCACTGAACCAGCTTTGAATGAGGTGGCAGAAGATATCTTCACCAGGGAACTTACAGAAGAGCTTTCCGGGAAATTCTCGACCAAAGTAAGAATCAGCCGCAACAAGACAAAAGGGAAAATAGAAATAGAGTACTATTCTCCCGAGGAGCTTGAGAGAATTATTGGCATACTGCTCTCGCGCGGGTAA
- a CDS encoding AAA family ATPase: MSKVICVVNQKGGVGKTTTAVNLSASLAVANRRTLLIDLDSQGNATGGLGIDKESINSKNICSVILGEAKLADTVIDVYPELLNGYLHLCPANHELTGAEIHLIETEGREYRLKKVIDEIRAEYDYVFIDAPPSLSLLTINALAAAERVLIPVQCEYYALEGIGQLQTTISLARQRLNPSLEVEGYLLTMFDSRNNICHSVAEDVRSHFGEKTFDTVISRNVKLAEAPSHGKPLLLYEIKSSGAQNYMKLANEIISRAEVN, encoded by the coding sequence ATGTCAAAGGTAATATGCGTGGTAAATCAGAAAGGGGGAGTAGGCAAGACCACAACCGCGGTCAACCTTTCGGCCTCTCTGGCGGTGGCAAACCGCCGAACGCTTCTCATAGACCTTGATTCCCAGGGAAACGCCACCGGAGGGCTCGGCATTGACAAGGAATCGATTAATTCGAAAAACATCTGCAGCGTCATACTGGGAGAAGCAAAGCTCGCAGACACCGTAATTGACGTCTATCCCGAGCTTCTAAACGGCTACCTGCACCTGTGTCCGGCGAATCACGAACTCACCGGGGCGGAGATACACCTCATAGAGACAGAAGGCAGGGAATACCGTCTCAAGAAAGTTATCGACGAGATAAGGGCTGAGTACGATTACGTATTCATAGACGCCCCTCCGTCTCTAAGCCTGCTCACCATAAACGCGCTCGCCGCGGCCGAACGGGTATTAATACCCGTTCAGTGCGAATACTACGCCCTTGAAGGAATAGGCCAGCTGCAGACAACCATATCGCTCGCCAGGCAGAGACTCAATCCTTCGCTCGAGGTGGAAGGCTATCTTCTGACCATGTTCGATTCCCGCAATAACATATGTCACTCTGTGGCCGAGGACGTAAGGAGTCACTTCGGCGAAAAGACCTTCGACACCGTAATAAGCAGAAACGTTAAGCTCGCCGAAGCGCCAAGCCACGGAAAGCCGCTTCTGCTTTATGAAATCAAGTCGAGCGGAGCTCAGAACTACATGAAACTCGCAAATGAGATAATAAGCAGAGCGGAGGTTAACTGA
- a CDS encoding phosphatidylglycerophosphatase A produces the protein MTDRICVVFSTFFGLGYVPGAPGTAGTLAAVGVVYLLSLAGGEALYSIFTLGLILVSFIAASRCVRIFKRKDPPEVVIDEVCGFLVCMLFITPDPLNLVIGFFLFRFFDIAKPFPIRRFEKLPGGYGIVMDDVLAGVYANLCLQVLVRFY, from the coding sequence TTGACAGACAGGATATGCGTTGTTTTTTCGACTTTTTTCGGGTTGGGATATGTTCCCGGAGCCCCCGGAACCGCGGGAACTCTTGCGGCGGTCGGGGTCGTGTACCTGCTGAGTCTCGCAGGCGGCGAGGCTCTTTATTCGATATTCACGTTGGGGCTGATCCTTGTCTCTTTTATAGCCGCTTCCCGCTGCGTGCGGATTTTTAAAAGGAAGGACCCGCCCGAGGTCGTGATTGACGAGGTATGCGGATTCTTGGTGTGCATGCTTTTCATCACCCCGGACCCGCTTAACCTGGTGATCGGCTTTTTTCTGTTCAGGTTTTTCGATATAGCGAAGCCGTTTCCTATAAGAAGATTTGAGAAACTGCCGGGGGGATACGGTATCGTTATGGATGACGTTCTGGCCGGAGTGTACGCTAATCTCTGCCTTCAGGTGCTTGTCCGGTTCTATTGA
- a CDS encoding PIN domain-containing protein: MLIDTNILVYRYDNHFPNKQQIAEHFIRDGIASGHLRITHQSIVEFIASTTRGAPGNRILEFTDAIREAEELMALLPIIYPDESVLRMALRGAAAYSLSWSDAHIWAYAEVHGIRELFSENFQHGRMYGTVTAQNPFLLYA; this comes from the coding sequence ATGCTGATTGACACCAACATACTGGTCTATCGTTACGACAACCATTTCCCGAACAAGCAACAGATTGCTGAACATTTTATTCGCGACGGCATTGCGAGCGGGCATTTGCGTATCACACACCAGTCGATAGTTGAGTTCATTGCGTCAACAACCCGGGGAGCACCAGGAAATCGAATCCTTGAATTCACAGACGCAATACGCGAAGCGGAAGAACTGATGGCCCTGTTGCCGATTATCTATCCAGATGAATCTGTGCTGCGAATGGCCCTGCGCGGCGCGGCGGCATACAGCCTGTCGTGGTCTGATGCTCACATATGGGCCTACGCAGAAGTTCACGGCATAAGGGAACTGTTCTCGGAAAACTTCCAACACGGCCGCATGTACGGCACGGTAACCGCGCAGAATCCCTTTCTGCTTTACGCATAA